Proteins from a genomic interval of Streptococcus sp. D7B5:
- the ffh gene encoding signal recognition particle protein: MAFESLTERLQNVFKNLRKKGKISEADVQEATKEIRLALLEADVALPVVKDFIKKVRERAVGHEVIDTLNPAQQIIKIVDEELTAILGSDTAEIIKSPKIPTIIMMVGLQGAGKTTFAGKLANKLKKEENARPLMIAADIYRPAAIDQLKTLGQQIDVPVFALGTEVPAVEIVRQGLEQAQVNHNDYVLIDTAGRLQIDELLMNELRDVKALAQPNEILLVIDAMIGQEAANVAREFNAQLEVTGVILTKIDGDTRGGAALSVRHITGKPIKFTGTGEKITDIETFHPDRMSSRILGMGDMLTLIEKASQEYDEQKALEMAEKMRENTFDFNDFIDQLDQVQNMGPMEDLLKMIPGMANNPALQSMKVDERQIARKRAIVSSMTPEERENPDLLNPSRRRRIAAGSGNTFVEVNKFIKDFNQAKQLMQGVMSGDMNKMMKQMGINPNNLPKNMPNMGGMDMSALEGMMGQGGMPDMSGLGGAGMPDMSQMFGGGLKGKIGEFAMKQSMKRMANKMKKAKKKRK, encoded by the coding sequence ATGGCATTTGAAAGTTTAACAGAACGTTTACAGAACGTCTTTAAAAATCTACGTAAAAAAGGAAAAATATCTGAGGCTGATGTCCAGGAAGCGACCAAAGAGATTCGTTTGGCCTTGCTGGAAGCCGACGTTGCTTTGCCTGTTGTAAAGGACTTTATCAAGAAGGTTCGTGAACGTGCAGTCGGACACGAGGTCATTGATACCCTCAATCCAGCCCAACAGATTATCAAAATCGTTGATGAGGAATTGACAGCCATTTTAGGTTCTGATACTGCTGAGATTATCAAGTCACCTAAGATTCCGACGATCATCATGATGGTTGGTTTGCAAGGGGCTGGTAAAACAACATTTGCTGGTAAGCTGGCTAACAAACTCAAGAAGGAAGAAAATGCTCGTCCTTTAATGATTGCGGCGGATATTTATCGTCCAGCTGCCATCGACCAGTTAAAAACACTTGGACAACAGATTGATGTTCCTGTTTTCGCTCTTGGAACAGAAGTACCAGCTGTTGAGATTGTTCGCCAAGGTTTGGAGCAAGCGCAGGTCAATCACAACGACTATGTTTTGATTGATACGGCAGGGCGTTTGCAGATTGATGAGCTCTTGATGAATGAGCTTCGTGATGTTAAGGCCTTGGCTCAACCAAATGAAATACTGCTCGTCATTGATGCCATGATCGGTCAGGAAGCGGCCAATGTCGCCCGTGAGTTTAATGCTCAGTTAGAAGTGACTGGGGTTATTCTTACCAAGATTGATGGGGATACTCGTGGTGGTGCGGCCCTATCTGTTCGTCATATCACTGGTAAACCAATCAAGTTCACTGGTACGGGTGAAAAGATTACAGATATCGAAACCTTCCACCCAGATCGTATGTCAAGCCGTATCCTTGGTATGGGGGATATGCTGACCTTGATCGAGAAAGCTTCTCAGGAATACGATGAGCAAAAAGCCCTTGAAATGGCTGAGAAGATGCGTGAAAACACCTTTGATTTCAATGATTTCATCGATCAATTGGATCAGGTGCAAAATATGGGGCCAATGGAAGACTTACTCAAGATGATTCCAGGTATGGCTAACAATCCAGCTCTTCAAAGTATGAAGGTGGATGAGCGCCAGATTGCGCGTAAACGTGCCATCGTGTCTTCTATGACTCCTGAAGAGCGTGAAAATCCTGATTTGTTAAATCCAAGTCGTCGCCGTCGTATCGCTGCAGGTTCTGGAAATACCTTTGTTGAAGTCAATAAATTCATCAAGGACTTTAACCAGGCCAAACAGCTCATGCAAGGTGTCATGTCTGGTGATATGAACAAAATGATGAAGCAAATGGGAATCAATCCCAATAACCTTCCTAAAAATATGCCAAATATGGGAGGAATGGATATGTCTGCCCTTGAAGGCATGATGGGACAAGGTGGAATGCCGGATATGTCAGGTCTCGGAGGAGCAGGCATGCCAGATATGAGCCAGATGTTCGGTGGTGGACTCAAAGGTAAAATTGGTGAATTTGCTATGAAACAGTCTATGAAACGCATGGCCAACAAAATGAAAAAAGCGAAGAAAAAACGTAAATAA